The nucleotide sequence TGAAGACATTCGTGTTAGTTCTACAGCGTTGGCCAAGTTCTGGTTGGATCAAGATTCAGGAGATTTTGAAATCGACTGCAAGTTCAGCTATGGCAAACACGGCGAGAAAGAAGTTGCAAAGTTGCTTCGTCGAGTCGGGGTCCCTGATCCGTTCGACGCGATCAATGTCGAGATCGAGAAAGCCGATGGGACGACCCAGCAAGTCGATATGGCGGGCATCGTCAATTCGTTGACAGCGATTCGGAATAATGTTTTGCACCAAAACGCTTCTCCCCAATTGACGCATGTTTTTCTGCTCGAGAAACACGCCTGTCTTCTCAAGTTTAGCCAAGAGCTTGTGACCCACATCGAAAACATGTTAGGCGGGTTGGTTTCGCAAGGAACGTAAAAGGTACTCCCGACGGATCGCGTTTCTTTCTAGGGCCCCCAGAACAGCCCCCAATGTAGGCACACTTTCTTTCGTTCTACATCATTCACAAAGGATTGTGATGGACGACTTTACGTCTCGAACCGCCGATCACATGCTCGACTACTTGGGCAGCGATGGCGATCCCGGTTGGGTGTTCTTCCGCCAATTCGGCGAATGGGGGGCAAAAATCAGGATGGTGTCGCACGGCACGGCGGAAGACGTTATCGCTAACTCCATCGCGCCGAGTCCAACCTCGGCACCGTTTCGCGTGAACGGACAACACATAGACGCGTGGGGCTA is from Crateriforma conspicua and encodes:
- a CDS encoding HEPN domain-containing protein, whose product is MTLSIEAGSEFEESLQEFNLLLELAVQADENDEDEQYAVFLKCALLLLTSKFECFLEELVEEVGDWIRTENVPCSVLPIEISTHYTHRRSCNVESHYNQAKFEDIRVSSTALAKFWLDQDSGDFEIDCKFSYGKHGEKEVAKLLRRVGVPDPFDAINVEIEKADGTTQQVDMAGIVNSLTAIRNNVLHQNASPQLTHVFLLEKHACLLKFSQELVTHIENMLGGLVSQGT